The DNA region GCCGTCCCGGCGCGTTTCCGATGGAGGTGCGGTGCCCTCACCGCACATTCACGCCCAGTCGAATCGCAAAGACGCCAAGCCGCGAAGTTCGGACGCAAAGAGTCCCAACTCACTTTCAAGCCCAGCCGCCACGCTGGGCTTTTTTATTTAGAACCACAGAGACACAGAGTTCACAGAGCCCAGATCGAACTCTGAAACTCTGGCTCCGCGTCCTCCGCGCCTCCGCGGTTAATTCATTTCCGATTCCGAACCTTCGCTCCGACCTTAGCGCCTTCGCGTCTTCGCGATTAAAAAGACGTGATCATCCAGCCGCGCGCTTGAGCACCAGCATCTCATCCGCCCCCGCGAAGAACTCATAATCCACGCGAACGATCTCGCTCACGATCCTATCCGCCGCGAGTGCCGCCCGCAGCTCCTTCAACTGCGCATAACGTTTTCCGCCCAGCCCGAGAACCGGATGTATCTTCACCTCATCCCGGCTCACCCGAACCAGCTCGCGACACGCCTCGACATGAAACGACAAGTCGAACTGCTTCGCGTAGAGAAACAGGAAGTGCGCGCACAGCACCACGTCGAACGCGCGATCTAGAAACGGCAGCTGCGGCAGCGCCGTGCCGACATAGCGGTTATGGACAAACTGCGCCTCATAGTCCGCGAGGAACCGCGCCGCCGCCGCACGCCGGCTCTCCTCCGCTTCGTCAATCGACGCAAAAGCCTTCCCCAGCCGAAACAACCCAGGCTTCGTCCGCATCTGCGCGAACATCGCGCGGTAGTCTATCGCCACATGAGCCGCCAGCGCGTCCGGCCTGCATCCATAAAGTGGATCAACCGCCACCGCATCGACGCCGCGCTTGCACGCCTCCGCCGTGAACGACGACGGCCCCGCCGCCACATCGAGCACCGACTTTCCTTTGAGCGCCGCAATATCCAGCGCGAAAAACTGCGCGTACTCCGCGAGCGTGCGGCCAAAGAAGGAAACTGAGCGCAGTTCCAGTGACGACGCAGACGAAGTTGCAGTCACAGGACTGACTCTTGTCTGCGCGTATGATGGCGGGCGTTCGAGTGAGGTGATCGTTTC from Nibricoccus aquaticus includes:
- a CDS encoding methyltransferase — its product is MTATSSASSLELRSVSFFGRTLAEYAQFFALDIAALKGKSVLDVAAGPSSFTAEACKRGVDAVAVDPLYGCRPDALAAHVAIDYRAMFAQMRTKPGLFRLGKAFASIDEAEESRRAAAARFLADYEAQFVHNRYVGTALPQLPFLDRAFDVVLCAHFLFLYAKQFDLSFHVEACRELVRVSRDEVKIHPVLGLGGKRYAQLKELRAALAADRIVSEIVRVDYEFFAGADEMLVLKRAAG